In the Sediminibacter sp. Hel_I_10 genome, one interval contains:
- a CDS encoding alpha/beta hydrolase, protein MTLKIIIALSLMSSILYAQDMKTYTYAIKGLDTLKMDVYTPKKIKKNDSLPVILWMHGGGFAGGSRANGDEVKLMKYASEKGYIGISISYRLLRKGTATGFGCDCPKKDKLYTFANAAIDYLDAAKFVFENSNLIQADTTKIIAGGSSAGAEGMLNAVYMKEYFIEDVSRYKNVKFAGTVALAGAVVDANYINNLNAIPTVLFHGTDDNLVPFSVSPHHLCSPEKPGYLILHGSEAIANQLSKLETAFYFHKVVGGRHELSSIPFDQLEVIFTFIDKTMLNSEIIQTKKTVFKTKP, encoded by the coding sequence ATGACATTAAAAATAATTATTGCTCTGAGTCTCATGTCTTCAATCTTGTATGCTCAAGATATGAAAACATACACCTACGCCATCAAAGGATTAGACACCTTAAAGATGGATGTGTATACTCCAAAAAAAATAAAAAAGAACGACAGTTTACCTGTAATTTTATGGATGCATGGCGGTGGTTTTGCTGGAGGAAGTAGAGCCAATGGAGACGAGGTGAAACTAATGAAGTACGCATCAGAAAAAGGCTATATAGGCATTTCCATATCTTACCGATTATTAAGGAAAGGCACAGCAACTGGTTTTGGCTGTGACTGTCCTAAAAAAGACAAGTTGTACACCTTTGCAAACGCAGCCATTGATTATTTAGATGCTGCCAAATTTGTGTTTGAAAACAGTAATTTAATTCAGGCAGATACTACAAAAATTATTGCAGGCGGGAGCAGTGCGGGAGCAGAGGGCATGCTAAATGCAGTTTATATGAAAGAATACTTTATAGAAGATGTTAGTCGTTATAAAAATGTCAAATTTGCAGGTACAGTCGCTCTCGCTGGCGCTGTAGTGGATGCCAATTATATCAATAATTTAAACGCTATCCCTACCGTGTTATTCCATGGTACTGATGATAATCTCGTACCTTTTAGTGTGTCTCCGCATCATTTGTGTAGTCCCGAAAAACCCGGATACCTTATACTGCATGGCTCAGAGGCCATAGCCAATCAATTAAGTAAGCTGGAGACTGCTTTTTATTTTCACAAAGTGGTTGGTGGACGCCATGAGTTATCGTCCATTCCCTTCGATCAGTTGGAGGTGATCTTCACATTTATAGATAAAACGATGCTGAACTCCGAAATCATTCAAACTAAGAAAACGGTTTTTAAGACCAAACCATAG
- a CDS encoding family 43 glycosylhydrolase has product MTSKIKRSIIALAALALLQSCKDQETKVMEDTSEVSEKKDNSEVKKRDYQTYCNPIDIDYSYMSHYRAKNKVSYRSGADPAVINFKGKYFMFVTRSHGYWMSDDMSNWTFIRPQSWYFTGSNAPAAAVRDGKVIVYGDPSGSGPIIETDNPELGDWTTNFAVLNMPNGIQDPDLFVDDDGKVYLYEESSNKWPIRVVELDPENYYVPLGEEKDLFNLEPEKHGWERFGQDHNSDIDPYIEGPWMVKHGDTYYLEYGAPGTQWNVYADGVYTSKSPLGPFEYAPYNPISYKPGGFLKGSGHGSTVKDNNGNYWHFSTMAISVNYKFERRLGMYPAGFEDNGQMYVNTAYGDYPHYLPDTEVDAHKKRFTGWMLLSYNKPVTTNSPLVTKEINVVDESNSGYMLGQIREFDIAKINDEEIRSYWVSEANNDSIYVQMDLEKPMNLNAIQINFQDFNSDIYGRPDDLRQQFVIESSMDGTSWDVIADYSENKRDMPHGYIEFKKPIEARYVRYNHVYCTNNYLSISEFRVFGKGQEAKPKTPANFKVARYADRRNTDLTWDKVEGATGYVIYWGISKDKLNLSALMYDKPNYALRALNTDQGYYYQVEAFNENGISEKSEILFTE; this is encoded by the coding sequence ATGACGTCCAAAATCAAACGATCCATTATTGCACTGGCAGCTTTAGCACTGCTACAGTCTTGTAAGGACCAAGAAACCAAAGTAATGGAGGATACTTCAGAAGTTTCAGAAAAAAAGGACAATTCCGAAGTCAAAAAAAGAGACTATCAAACCTATTGTAACCCCATTGATATCGATTATTCTTATATGTCCCACTACAGGGCTAAGAACAAGGTGTCTTATCGTTCTGGGGCAGATCCTGCCGTCATTAATTTTAAGGGTAAGTACTTCATGTTTGTCACCCGTTCCCACGGGTATTGGATGAGTGATGATATGAGCAATTGGACCTTTATAAGGCCGCAAAGTTGGTACTTTACAGGGAGTAATGCTCCCGCAGCGGCAGTAAGAGATGGCAAGGTGATTGTGTATGGCGATCCTTCTGGGAGCGGACCAATTATTGAAACAGATAATCCCGAGTTAGGGGATTGGACCACGAATTTCGCCGTGTTAAATATGCCAAATGGTATTCAAGATCCTGACCTTTTTGTAGATGACGACGGAAAAGTTTACCTCTATGAAGAATCGTCCAATAAATGGCCAATTCGGGTTGTAGAGTTAGATCCAGAAAACTATTATGTGCCGCTTGGTGAAGAAAAAGACCTATTCAATTTAGAGCCTGAAAAGCATGGTTGGGAACGTTTTGGTCAAGATCATAATTCAGATATCGATCCTTACATCGAGGGACCTTGGATGGTAAAACATGGTGATACCTATTACTTAGAATATGGTGCTCCAGGAACCCAGTGGAATGTCTACGCAGACGGCGTTTACACGAGTAAAAGTCCGTTAGGGCCATTTGAGTATGCACCGTACAATCCAATTTCATATAAACCTGGCGGATTCCTCAAAGGGTCTGGTCACGGCAGTACAGTTAAAGATAATAATGGCAACTATTGGCATTTTTCTACCATGGCCATTTCTGTAAATTATAAGTTTGAAAGACGCTTGGGCATGTACCCTGCAGGATTTGAAGATAATGGACAAATGTACGTGAATACGGCCTATGGTGATTATCCGCATTATCTGCCAGATACAGAGGTAGACGCGCATAAAAAACGCTTTACAGGGTGGATGTTACTATCTTATAATAAACCTGTAACCACCAATTCGCCGTTAGTCACTAAAGAAATCAATGTTGTTGATGAAAGCAATAGCGGGTATATGTTAGGGCAAATTAGGGAGTTTGACATTGCGAAAATTAATGATGAGGAAATCCGTTCGTATTGGGTTTCTGAAGCTAATAATGATAGTATTTACGTGCAGATGGATTTGGAAAAACCAATGAACCTTAATGCGATTCAAATTAATTTTCAGGATTTTAATAGCGATATCTACGGAAGACCAGATGATTTAAGACAGCAATTTGTAATAGAGAGCTCTATGGATGGAACATCATGGGACGTGATTGCCGACTATTCAGAAAATAAAAGAGACATGCCTCACGGCTATATAGAATTTAAAAAACCCATTGAGGCGAGATATGTGAGGTATAATCACGTGTATTGTACAAATAACTATCTATCCATTTCTGAGTTTAGAGTGTTTGGTAAAGGGCAAGAGGCCAAACCAAAAACACCAGCTAATTTTAAGGTGGCGAGATATGCAGATAGAAGAAATACCGATTTAACTTGGGATAAAGTAGAAGGCGCTACAGGTTATGTGATTTATTGGGGGATTTCTAAAGATAAGCTCAACTTATCAGCCCTTATGTACGATAAGCCTAACTATGCATTAAGAGCTTTAAATACAGATCAAGGCTATTATTATCAAGTTGAAGCGTTTAACGAAAATGGAATTTCAGAAAAGAGCGAGATTCTATTTACAGAATAA
- a CDS encoding endonuclease/exonuclease/phosphatase family protein — translation MNKLAIVALMFVSLVSGQNISVMTYNIKLDYPKEGKNSWNNRQDFMMNQIKFHAPDIMGVQEALPNQMKDIDRLLPKYSFIGVGRDDGDDEGEYSAIFYNTETSEVLENGTFWLSETPSTVGMGWDAVCNRVCTYGLFKNNVTNQKFWVFNTHFDHVGEVARMESVHLILRKIKELNVENLPVVLTGDFNLEPNTKNIALITEELDDSKAVSDLSFGPEGTWNGFNFDQSVTRRIDYVFVSKSKISVEKYAVLSDSWDLKYPSDHLPVYVEFKINN, via the coding sequence ATGAATAAATTAGCAATAGTTGCCTTAATGTTTGTGTCTTTGGTATCCGGTCAAAACATTTCTGTGATGACTTACAACATTAAATTAGATTATCCTAAGGAGGGTAAAAACAGCTGGAATAACCGTCAGGATTTTATGATGAACCAGATCAAATTTCATGCTCCTGATATCATGGGCGTGCAAGAAGCCCTGCCAAATCAAATGAAAGACATAGATCGTTTGCTTCCAAAATACAGTTTTATTGGTGTTGGTCGAGATGATGGTGATGATGAAGGCGAATATTCCGCGATTTTTTATAATACGGAAACCTCTGAAGTTCTTGAAAATGGTACTTTTTGGTTGTCTGAAACACCAAGTACGGTTGGAATGGGTTGGGATGCCGTTTGCAATAGAGTATGTACTTACGGTCTTTTTAAAAACAATGTGACCAATCAGAAATTTTGGGTATTCAATACGCATTTTGATCATGTTGGAGAAGTTGCTAGAATGGAGAGCGTTCATTTGATACTTCGGAAAATTAAAGAGTTGAATGTCGAGAACCTTCCGGTAGTGCTAACAGGAGATTTCAATCTCGAGCCAAATACCAAAAATATTGCCCTTATAACAGAAGAACTGGACGACTCCAAAGCGGTTTCTGATTTAAGTTTTGGACCAGAAGGCACTTGGAATGGCTTCAATTTTGATCAGTCCGTTACCAGACGGATTGATTATGTCTTTGTGTCAAAGTCGAAAATTTCCGTAGAAAAATATGCGGTTTTAAGTGACTCTTGGGATTTAAAATATCCTTCAGACCACTTGCCAGTATATGTTGAGTTTAAAATAAACAATTAA
- a CDS encoding solute:sodium symporter family transporter: protein MIGIISFVGFTLLVAIISYFATRTTDETSSDGYFLGGRSLTAGVIAGSLLLTNLSTEQIVGLNGSAYRDGLSVMAWETLAAIAIVVTAVFLLPRYLKGGLTTVPQFLAKRFDTTTKTITSGLFLTGYVVVLLPVILYSGSVAISGMFDVPTLLGVSNTTALVICIWGIGIIGSIYAVFGGLKAVAVSDSINAIGLLIGGVLIPVFGLMAIGDGNALDGLSILYEANPERFDSTGESWQEVPFATIFTGMMLVQLFYWGTNQQIIQRALGAKSLAEGQKGLLLASFLKILGPVILVLPGIIAYHYFNNELVSSDLAYPELVRAVLPKPLVGFFAAVLFGAILSSFNSVLNSSVTLFGIDIYKQHINKEAPEKVIVKYGKIFGVCLAIAAMFIAPLIANAGSLFNYLQQINGIYSIPIFTIIVVGYTTKRVPAIAAKIGIISGSILYIISQFWIGPSRVAAALEEAKAAGITDPQALRIIEADAYPHFLHIMAILFVANIIIMLIIGKFYPRKEPFVLEFTKQVDITPWKHTKVVGLIICIIVIAIYIYFAN, encoded by the coding sequence ATGATAGGTATTATTTCCTTTGTAGGCTTTACACTTCTAGTAGCAATCATATCTTATTTTGCTACACGAACCACCGATGAAACGTCCTCAGACGGCTATTTTTTGGGCGGAAGAAGCCTAACGGCAGGAGTAATTGCCGGTTCGCTCTTGCTTACCAATTTGTCTACAGAACAAATTGTTGGTCTTAACGGAAGTGCTTACAGGGACGGATTATCAGTTATGGCATGGGAAACATTGGCCGCAATTGCCATTGTGGTTACCGCCGTATTTCTGTTGCCGAGATATCTAAAGGGAGGATTAACAACAGTGCCGCAATTCTTGGCAAAACGATTTGATACCACTACAAAAACCATAACCTCAGGTTTGTTCTTAACGGGCTACGTGGTGGTTTTGCTTCCTGTTATTCTGTACTCAGGATCTGTTGCCATAAGCGGAATGTTTGATGTGCCTACTCTATTAGGGGTCTCTAATACCACAGCCTTGGTGATTTGTATTTGGGGAATTGGTATTATTGGATCTATCTATGCCGTTTTTGGCGGATTAAAAGCAGTTGCAGTATCAGATTCTATAAATGCTATAGGATTATTAATTGGAGGGGTATTGATCCCAGTATTTGGTTTAATGGCTATTGGTGATGGTAATGCGCTTGACGGACTAAGTATCTTGTATGAGGCCAATCCAGAACGCTTTGATTCTACAGGAGAAAGCTGGCAAGAAGTGCCTTTCGCGACTATTTTTACGGGTATGATGTTGGTGCAGTTATTTTATTGGGGAACCAACCAACAGATCATACAGCGCGCTTTGGGTGCTAAAAGTTTGGCCGAAGGACAAAAAGGATTGTTGTTGGCGTCATTTTTAAAAATATTAGGACCGGTAATTTTAGTTTTGCCAGGTATAATTGCTTACCATTATTTTAATAATGAATTGGTTTCTAGTGATTTGGCTTATCCTGAGTTGGTGCGTGCCGTTTTGCCTAAGCCGCTCGTTGGTTTCTTTGCAGCCGTGCTATTCGGGGCGATTCTTAGTTCATTCAATAGTGTTTTGAACAGTTCCGTGACCTTATTTGGGATTGACATCTACAAACAACACATCAATAAAGAAGCACCAGAAAAGGTCATCGTTAAGTATGGTAAAATATTTGGAGTTTGTTTGGCCATTGCAGCCATGTTTATTGCGCCACTGATAGCAAATGCGGGAAGTTTATTTAACTATTTACAGCAGATCAATGGTATTTACAGTATTCCTATTTTCACCATTATTGTTGTGGGCTATACCACTAAGAGAGTCCCTGCTATTGCTGCAAAAATAGGGATTATCTCAGGTTCTATCTTATACATTATAAGTCAATTTTGGATTGGTCCAAGTCGAGTTGCAGCAGCACTTGAAGAAGCTAAGGCAGCAGGGATCACAGACCCGCAGGCCTTAAGAATTATTGAGGCAGATGCTTATCCGCACTTTTTACATATCATGGCCATACTATTTGTGGCAAATATTATTATCATGTTGATTATTGGTAAGTTTTATCCTAGAAAAGAACCTTTTGTACTCGAGTTTACAAAGCAAGTGGATATTACACCATGGAAACACACCAAGGTTGTTGGATTGATTATTTGTATTATTGTAATAGCAATTTATATTTATTTCGCTAATTGA
- a CDS encoding sulfatase, with the protein MKKHIIILYILIAFFSCKDEKKVAMVEAPVKRPNIIFIMADDHATQAISAYGHPISKLAPTPNIDRIADEGAIFKNNFCTNSICGPSRAVILTGKHSHVNGFRMNGNRFDGSQQTFPKLLQEAGYSTAVLGKWHLDGLPQGFDYWNILTDQGNYYNPDFISIKEGNTVADTTRVEGYATDIITKDALSYLNSVKDSEQPFMLMVQQKAPHRNWMPALRHLNKYDSVQFPVPDTYFTDHEGSTASKEQSQTIYVDMYEGHDLKMTTSKGSSELAHNPWKTDFERMTPQQRAAWDQAYQPKNDAFHEMNLKGEALALWKLQRYLQDYMATIAAVDEGVGAILDYLEQHNLVDNTIVIYTTDQGFYLGEKGWFDKRFMYEQSLAMPMLMKYPKVIEPGTEINALTQNLDFAETFLDFAGVEIPKDMQGKSLKPLVTDEVDSEDFRDAIYYHYYDFPAFHMVKKMYGVRTDRYKLVHVYDDIDEWELYDLKEDPKEIYNLIDNESYDNIEAGLRSRLAELQGTYNVTEQEFQQANPESIKRAYKTFSKLRGKPIKSYEH; encoded by the coding sequence ATGAAAAAACACATCATTATACTTTATATTTTAATCGCTTTTTTTTCCTGTAAAGACGAAAAGAAAGTGGCTATGGTTGAAGCTCCTGTAAAACGCCCGAACATTATCTTTATAATGGCAGATGATCACGCGACACAGGCCATTAGCGCTTATGGTCATCCCATAAGCAAGTTGGCGCCAACGCCTAATATTGATCGTATTGCAGACGAAGGTGCCATTTTCAAAAACAACTTTTGTACCAACTCTATTTGTGGTCCCAGTCGTGCGGTAATCTTAACAGGTAAGCACAGCCATGTCAATGGTTTTAGAATGAATGGCAATCGTTTTGACGGGAGCCAACAAACCTTTCCTAAGTTGTTACAAGAAGCAGGTTACAGTACTGCTGTTTTAGGAAAATGGCATTTAGATGGTCTGCCTCAAGGCTTTGATTATTGGAACATTTTAACAGATCAAGGCAATTACTATAATCCAGACTTTATAAGCATTAAAGAAGGGAATACGGTTGCAGATACTACAAGAGTTGAGGGGTATGCTACCGACATCATTACCAAAGACGCATTAAGCTACCTGAATTCCGTAAAAGATAGTGAGCAACCTTTTATGTTGATGGTGCAGCAAAAAGCACCTCATCGCAACTGGATGCCGGCTTTACGGCATTTAAACAAGTATGATTCGGTTCAATTTCCCGTACCAGATACTTATTTTACGGACCATGAAGGCTCAACCGCATCTAAAGAGCAGTCCCAAACCATTTATGTGGATATGTATGAGGGACATGACCTAAAAATGACAACATCTAAAGGAAGTTCAGAATTAGCGCATAATCCATGGAAAACAGACTTTGAGCGTATGACACCTCAGCAAAGAGCCGCGTGGGATCAAGCCTATCAACCCAAAAATGATGCTTTTCACGAGATGAATTTAAAAGGGGAGGCCTTGGCCTTATGGAAATTGCAACGCTATTTGCAAGATTATATGGCCACTATCGCTGCTGTTGATGAGGGTGTAGGAGCCATATTAGATTATCTTGAGCAACACAACTTGGTTGATAATACTATTGTGATTTACACCACAGATCAAGGTTTTTATTTAGGTGAAAAGGGATGGTTTGACAAACGTTTTATGTACGAGCAATCTTTGGCGATGCCCATGCTTATGAAGTACCCCAAGGTTATAGAGCCAGGTACCGAAATTAACGCCTTGACCCAAAACTTGGATTTTGCAGAGACCTTTTTAGATTTTGCAGGTGTGGAGATTCCGAAAGATATGCAGGGAAAGTCTTTAAAACCCTTAGTCACTGATGAGGTAGATAGTGAAGACTTTAGAGATGCCATTTATTATCACTATTATGATTTTCCAGCTTTTCATATGGTCAAAAAGATGTATGGCGTTCGCACCGATCGTTATAAGCTGGTTCATGTTTATGATGATATTGACGAATGGGAACTTTACGATTTAAAAGAAGATCCCAAAGAGATTTACAATCTTATAGATAATGAAAGTTATGATAATATTGAAGCAGGTTTGAGATCGCGTTTGGCGGAACTACAAGGTACATACAATGTCACAGAACAGGAGTTTCAGCAAGCCAATCCAGAATCTATAAAAAGAGCATATAAAACCTTTAGCAAATTAAGGGGAAAACCCATTAAATCTTACGAACACTAA
- a CDS encoding glycoside hydrolase family 2: MAQIAHLQRLWFLWVLSVLFIIPVFGQNIDLNTGWQFRLDKNTDWDTVNIPHTWNAEDAFDDEKGYFRGKGTYKKQIFISTEQQDQIHYLHFNGVNQETDVFVNGKKVGSHRGGYTAFNFNITSFLKYDDYNLIEVMVDNSHNEDIPPLDADFTFWGGIYRDVQLISKAQQHFSLSDVASEGFYINYPQVSEKKASLDIKILVDNFSENEIKNNLVLTLTDAEGQLIATKNKTLKFDNLRPKEISIQFSDLKNPKLWSPERPYLYHLELKLLDNEGRLLDKKHHSVGFRWVSVNADHGLLLNGKPYKMIGVNRHQDFEGYGNAVPMALQEKDIYLIKEMGANVIRFAHYPHSRELYKLCDELGILVWTEIPIVNKVTNTIAFFETALKMQEEHIKQYYNHPSVIMFGYMNEIFLRLAFDKKETEQERELRKTFTYDLAKQLEDLTRQEAPNRVTVMALHFNELYNETEIADLAMLVGWNLYFGWYNGEIDDLGKFLDEQHQRYPNRPIMISEYGPGADVRISADPPIKYDYSQAYQLKLHKRYYEQVMERDFVAGMTAWNFADFGSEFRGEAIPHVNQKGLVLYNREPKDIYYWYQVMLNQKEALAHIALTYQDQLTLIDINTYKVNFFSNQKTGTAYLNGKKLKDLEFNTGVAALDVPFVDGNNTLELKTNGASVEKRLSVIKINNLTDREISKLAINIGATIHFQDTKTNTQFLRDRAYSKGLYGYVGNLGTDEGDIEKKWIPNNIKNSDLEPVYQNMLIGCERYKVDLPNGNYKVTLYFVEPKLKSDVDLIYNLKSTSATLEDSVQKRVFDILVNGNLIRSHVNLAKEYPDKYGVTQTTEVEINNNEGLTISLNPIEGKPVISGILIENRNQ, from the coding sequence ATGGCACAGATAGCACATCTTCAAAGGCTTTGGTTTTTATGGGTGTTGTCTGTGCTTTTTATTATACCTGTTTTTGGACAAAACATAGATTTAAACACTGGCTGGCAATTTAGGCTAGATAAAAACACAGATTGGGACACTGTAAATATCCCACATACTTGGAATGCAGAAGATGCTTTTGATGACGAGAAAGGATATTTCCGGGGCAAAGGCACTTATAAGAAACAGATCTTTATTTCGACAGAGCAACAAGATCAAATACATTACCTCCATTTCAATGGTGTAAATCAAGAAACCGACGTTTTTGTGAATGGTAAAAAGGTAGGGAGCCACCGCGGTGGTTATACGGCCTTTAATTTTAATATCACATCATTTTTAAAGTATGATGACTATAATCTTATAGAGGTTATGGTAGATAACTCCCATAACGAGGATATTCCACCCTTGGATGCCGATTTCACATTTTGGGGCGGTATTTATCGAGACGTTCAACTCATTTCAAAAGCGCAGCAACACTTTTCACTTTCCGATGTTGCTTCGGAAGGATTCTACATCAACTATCCGCAGGTTTCCGAAAAAAAAGCGAGTTTAGACATCAAAATCTTAGTGGATAATTTTTCTGAAAACGAAATTAAAAACAACTTGGTTTTAACCTTGACCGATGCAGAAGGTCAGTTGATTGCAACTAAAAATAAAACGCTAAAATTTGACAATCTGCGGCCTAAGGAAATCAGTATTCAATTTTCAGACCTAAAAAACCCCAAACTTTGGTCTCCAGAGCGGCCATATTTATATCATTTAGAACTGAAGCTTTTGGATAATGAAGGGCGTCTTCTAGACAAAAAACACCACTCAGTTGGTTTTAGGTGGGTGAGCGTTAATGCTGATCACGGACTTCTCCTTAACGGAAAACCTTACAAAATGATTGGTGTTAATAGACATCAAGATTTTGAGGGATACGGCAATGCCGTGCCGATGGCTTTACAAGAAAAAGACATTTACTTAATCAAGGAAATGGGCGCTAACGTCATTCGTTTTGCGCACTATCCCCATTCTAGAGAACTTTACAAACTCTGCGATGAGCTTGGTATTTTGGTGTGGACCGAAATTCCCATTGTTAATAAAGTGACCAATACGATAGCATTTTTTGAAACGGCTTTAAAAATGCAGGAAGAGCACATCAAACAATACTATAATCATCCGTCGGTAATAATGTTCGGCTACATGAATGAGATCTTTTTACGTTTAGCATTTGATAAAAAAGAAACAGAACAAGAGCGTGAGCTGCGAAAAACCTTCACCTACGATTTAGCCAAGCAATTGGAGGACTTAACTAGACAAGAGGCTCCTAATCGGGTTACTGTAATGGCTTTGCATTTCAATGAACTTTATAACGAAACCGAAATCGCCGATCTAGCGATGCTCGTAGGGTGGAATTTATATTTCGGTTGGTATAATGGAGAAATTGACGACTTAGGTAAGTTTTTAGACGAGCAGCATCAGCGTTACCCAAATAGGCCCATCATGATTTCAGAATATGGTCCTGGCGCAGATGTTCGCATTTCGGCAGATCCGCCGATAAAGTATGATTATTCGCAAGCGTATCAATTAAAGCTTCATAAACGCTATTATGAGCAAGTGATGGAACGCGATTTTGTTGCAGGTATGACGGCTTGGAATTTTGCCGATTTTGGCTCTGAGTTTCGTGGAGAGGCCATTCCTCATGTAAACCAAAAAGGATTGGTGCTATATAATCGTGAGCCAAAGGATATTTACTATTGGTACCAGGTCATGTTAAATCAAAAGGAAGCTTTAGCGCATATTGCATTAACGTATCAAGACCAATTAACCTTAATAGACATCAACACCTACAAGGTCAATTTCTTTTCAAATCAAAAAACAGGCACTGCTTATTTAAACGGGAAAAAGTTAAAAGACTTAGAGTTCAACACGGGAGTTGCCGCTTTGGATGTTCCTTTTGTGGACGGAAACAATACACTTGAGCTTAAAACTAATGGGGCCTCAGTAGAAAAGCGACTTAGTGTCATAAAGATTAACAATTTAACAGATCGTGAGATTTCAAAACTGGCAATCAATATTGGAGCAACAATTCATTTTCAAGACACAAAAACCAATACCCAGTTTCTTAGAGATCGAGCATATTCCAAAGGCCTCTATGGTTATGTTGGTAACCTTGGGACTGATGAGGGGGATATTGAGAAGAAGTGGATTCCAAATAATATAAAAAACAGTGACTTAGAGCCAGTTTATCAAAACATGCTCATCGGCTGTGAGCGTTACAAGGTGGATTTGCCTAACGGAAATTATAAAGTCACGCTTTATTTCGTAGAGCCGAAATTGAAAAGTGATGTTGATCTGATTTATAATTTAAAATCAACAAGCGCTACACTTGAAGATTCAGTTCAAAAGCGTGTTTTTGATATATTAGTGAATGGCAATCTTATACGATCACATGTCAATCTTGCAAAAGAATATCCAGACAAGTACGGTGTCACCCAAACAACCGAAGTGGAAATAAACAACAACGAAGGCCTTACCATTTCTCTCAATCCCATTGAAGGGAAACCCGTAATAAGTGGCATTCTCATAGAAAATAGAAACCAATGA